In Xyrauchen texanus isolate HMW12.3.18 chromosome 45, RBS_HiC_50CHRs, whole genome shotgun sequence, a single window of DNA contains:
- the LOC127637178 gene encoding uncharacterized protein LOC127637178, producing the protein MLESAPCHVTPQHVPSQVTARPQPAPCHVTVTPHPAPCHVRVKPQPTPCHVTVMPQPVPCHVTATPSRAPCHVTATSQPTPCHVTATSQPTPCHVTATPQPVPCHVTATPSRAPCHVTATSQPTPCHVTATPQPVPCHVTATPPRAPCHVTATPPRAPCHVTATPLRAPCHVTAMPQPAPCHVTATPQMSQPSPRLLHAMS; encoded by the coding sequence ATgcttgagtctgctccatgccatgtcacgcctcagcatgttccaagccagGTAACAGCCAGGCCTcaacctgctccatgccatgtcacagtcacgCCTCATCCTGCTCCGTGCCATGTCAGAGTCAAGCCTCagcctactccatgccatgtcacagtcatgcctcagcctgttccatgccatgtcacagccactccTTCGcgtgctccatgtcatgtcacagccacgtctcagcctactccatgccatgtcacagccacgtctcagcctactccatgccatgtcacagccacgcctcagcctgttccatgccatgtcacagccactccTTCGcgtgctccatgtcatgtcacagccacgtctcagcctactccatgccatgtcacagccacgcctcagcctgttccatgccatgtcacagccactcctccgcgtgctccatgccatgtcacagccactcctccgcgtgctccatgccatgtcacagccactcctctgcgtgctccatgccatgtcacagccatgcctcagcctgctccatgccatgtcacagccacaccccagatgtcacagccaagccccagactgctccatgccatgtcataa